One region of Ptiloglossa arizonensis isolate GNS036 chromosome 8, iyPtiAriz1_principal, whole genome shotgun sequence genomic DNA includes:
- the Ics gene encoding ras suppressor protein 1 isoform X1, producing MNQAPVSCIPAGKMSKAKKVLDEAREIQNPELDLADKGISTFEEMPGLLTMINITRLTLSHNKIQAVPPGLANLVNLEILNLFNNHITELPVSLSQMPKLRILNVGMNRLDVLPRGFGAFPVLEVLDLTYNNLNEKNLPGNFFMMETLRALYLADNDFEYLPPKIRQLKNLQILVLRENDLIELPPEIGELMRLRELHIQGNRLTVLPPEIGNLDLVSNKAVFRMEFNPWVTPIGDQLQVGISHVMDYIRSETYKYVYNRHQNAKGPPPPSENDKSKKISRVR from the exons ATGAATCAGGCACCAGTGTCGTGTATTCCAGCCGGGAAGATGTCAAAAGCGAAAAAGGTGCTCGACGAGGCCCGCGAGATCCAAAATCCGGAGCTGGATCTCGCAGACAAGGGTATCTCGACATTCGAGGAGATGCCTGGATTGC TTACTATGATCAACATAACTAGATTGACTTTAAGCCACAATAAGATACAAG CCGTACCACCAGGCCTGGCAAATTTGGTCAATCTGGAAATATTGAATCTGTTTAACAATCATATTACCGAGCTTCCTGTATCATTGTCACAGATGCCAAAACTGCGCATCCTTAATGTAGG AATGAATAGGTTGGATGTACTTCCACGTGGATTTGGTGCATTTCCAGTATTAGAAGTTTTAGATTTGACATACAATAATctgaacgagaaaaatttaccAGGAAACTTTTTCATGATGG AAACATTAAGAGCACTTTATTTGGCTGACAATGACTTTGAATATTTACCTCCTAAAATTAGACAATTGAAGAATTTACAAATT CTTGTACTAAGAGAGAATGATTTAATAGAATTGCCACCAGAAATAGGTGAATTAATGCGATTGAGAGAGTTACATATTCAAGGAAATCGATTAACAGTTTTACCACCAGAAATag GAAATCTGGACTTAGTGAGTAATAAAGCAGTATTTAGAATGGAGTTTAATCCATGGGTGACACCAATTGGAGATCAACTGCAAGTGGGTATATCTCACGTTATGGATTATATTCGATCTGAAACATATAAATA cGTATATAATCGACACCAGAACGCCAAAGGTCCGCCACCGCCAAGTGAAAACGATAAAAGTAAGAAAATATCCCGTGTTCGTTAA
- the Ics gene encoding ras suppressor protein 1 isoform X2: MINITRLTLSHNKIQAVPPGLANLVNLEILNLFNNHITELPVSLSQMPKLRILNVGMNRLDVLPRGFGAFPVLEVLDLTYNNLNEKNLPGNFFMMETLRALYLADNDFEYLPPKIRQLKNLQILVLRENDLIELPPEIGELMRLRELHIQGNRLTVLPPEIGNLDLVSNKAVFRMEFNPWVTPIGDQLQVGISHVMDYIRSETYKYVYNRHQNAKGPPPPSENDKSKKISRVR, from the exons ATGATCAACATAACTAGATTGACTTTAAGCCACAATAAGATACAAG CCGTACCACCAGGCCTGGCAAATTTGGTCAATCTGGAAATATTGAATCTGTTTAACAATCATATTACCGAGCTTCCTGTATCATTGTCACAGATGCCAAAACTGCGCATCCTTAATGTAGG AATGAATAGGTTGGATGTACTTCCACGTGGATTTGGTGCATTTCCAGTATTAGAAGTTTTAGATTTGACATACAATAATctgaacgagaaaaatttaccAGGAAACTTTTTCATGATGG AAACATTAAGAGCACTTTATTTGGCTGACAATGACTTTGAATATTTACCTCCTAAAATTAGACAATTGAAGAATTTACAAATT CTTGTACTAAGAGAGAATGATTTAATAGAATTGCCACCAGAAATAGGTGAATTAATGCGATTGAGAGAGTTACATATTCAAGGAAATCGATTAACAGTTTTACCACCAGAAATag GAAATCTGGACTTAGTGAGTAATAAAGCAGTATTTAGAATGGAGTTTAATCCATGGGTGACACCAATTGGAGATCAACTGCAAGTGGGTATATCTCACGTTATGGATTATATTCGATCTGAAACATATAAATA cGTATATAATCGACACCAGAACGCCAAAGGTCCGCCACCGCCAAGTGAAAACGATAAAAGTAAGAAAATATCCCGTGTTCGTTAA
- the LOC143150417 gene encoding uncharacterized protein LOC143150417, which produces MRRGDGSGRGDSGVGCRRRVHVEYPVQHVKARYARDAVLARCIGAYALVWPKPKLPEPETFDRRTTGPGPCARVLLFDNLEVRFVQLRLAFFARFIFPRDAKLNSCKRIRHCSRRLNL; this is translated from the exons ATGCGAAGAGGAGACGGCTCGGGGAGAGGGGATTCTGGCGTGGGGTGCAGGAGGAGAGTCCACGTGGAATATCCAGTGCAGCATGTAAAAGCCCGTTATGCTCGGGACGCGGTGTTAGCGCGGTGCATAGGCGCATATGCATTAGTATGGC CAAAACCCAAACTGCCGGAACCGGAGACTTTTGATCGTCGAACCACCGGCCCCGGACCGTGTGCCAGAGTGCTGTTGTTCGACAACTTGGAGGTTAGGTTTGTTCAGCTGCGCCTCGCCTTCTTTGCGCGCTTTATCTTCCCGCGGG ACGCGAAGCTGAATTCGTGCAAACGAATTCGTCACTGTTCGAGGCGGCTTAATCTATAA